In Acinonyx jubatus isolate Ajub_Pintada_27869175 chromosome A3, VMU_Ajub_asm_v1.0, whole genome shotgun sequence, a genomic segment contains:
- the NKX2-2 gene encoding homeobox protein Nkx-2.2: protein MSLTNTKTGFSVKDILDLPDTNDEEGSVAEGPEEESEGPEPAKRAGPLGQGTLDTVQSLPLKNPFYDSSDNPYTRWLASTEGLQYSLHGLAAGAAPQDSSSKSPEPSADESPDNDKETPGGGGDAGKKRKRRVLFSKAQTYELERRFRQQRYLSAPEREHLASLIRLTPTQVKIWFQNHRYKMKRARAEKGMEVTPLPSPRRVAVPVLVRDGKPCHALKAQDLAAATFQAGIPFSAYSAQSLQHMQYNAQYSSASTPQYPTAHPLVQAQQWTW from the exons ATGTCGCTGACCAACACAAAGACGGGGTTTTCGGTCAAGGACATCTTGGACCTGCCGGACACCAACGATGAGGAGGGCTCGGTGGCCGAAGGGCCAGAGGAGGAGAGCGAGGGGCCGGAGCCCGCCAAGAGGGCCGGGCCGCTGGGGCAGGGCACCCTGGacacggtgcagagcctgccccTGAAGAACCCCTTCTACGACAGCAGCGACAACCCATATACGCGCTGGCTGGCCAGCACCGAGGGCCTCCAGTACTCCC tgcATGGGCTGGCGGCCGGCGCGGCGCCCCAGGACTCAAGCTCCAAGTCCCCGGAGCCCTCGGCCGACGAGTCACCGGACAATGACAAGGAGACCCCGGGCGGCGGGGGGGACGCGGGCAAGAAGCGGAAGCGGCGAGTGCTCTTCTCCAAGGCGCAGACCTATGAGCTGGAACGGCGCTTCCGGCAGCAGCGGTACCTGTCGGCGCCCGAGCGCGAGCACCTGGCCAGCCTCATCCGCCTCACGCCCACGCAGGTCAAGATCTGGTTCCAGAACCACCGCTACAAGATGAAGCGCGCCCGGGCGGAGAAAGGTATGGAGGTGACACCCCTGCCCTCGCCGCGCCGGGTGGCCGTGCCCGTTTTGGTCAGGGACGGCAAACCGTGCCACGCGCTCAAAGCCCAGGACCTGGCAGCCGCCACCTTCCAGGCGGGCATCCCCTTTTCGGCCTACAGCGCGCAGTCTCTGCAGCACATGCAGTACAACGCCCAGTACAGCTCGGCCAGCACCCCCCAGTACCCGACAGCACACCCCCTTGTCCAGGCCCAGCAGTGGACTTGGTGA